In Aedes albopictus strain Foshan chromosome 3, AalbF5, whole genome shotgun sequence, the following are encoded in one genomic region:
- the LOC109398884 gene encoding tRNA-dihydrouridine(20a/20b) synthase [NAD(P)+]-like, whose product MEETKPKTNVEYLFRDASLNESYLKICAPMVRYSKLEFRNLVRSYGTDLTFTSMIMADSFCQSEKARLNEFTTNTDDTPVIAQFAAKNSVDFLSATEMAFPYVDGVDLNCGCPQRWAMQDGYGSALLKTPELIADMLSTVRRNLPGTFSVSVKVRLLQKSLSATIDMCRQLEACGITFITVHGRTPVQKTNIPVDKEALKEIKSSLSIPVVANGDIFSLRDADAMHCTTNCDGVMSARGILSNPAMYAGFERTPLECIQRWINITAQADTDITYQAMHHHLTFMAESLLTKEQRIVFNNLTKDKGRVYDFFREHFQLEPQPCDHPSKLVCTFDDEAYRRRVPQHRGGGRNANVDEYSSEERDGAYFSSKVGVHDTGENVEDVDLTDCSLFGNDEI is encoded by the exons ATGGAAGAG ACCAAACCAAAGACAAATGTTGAGTATTTATTCCGGGATGCCAGTTTGAATGAGTCGTATTTGAAAATATGCGCTCCGATGGTGCGATACAGCAA ATTGGAGTTTCGGAATTTAGTTCGTTCCTATGGAACAGATCTTACGTTTACCAGTATGATTATGGCAGATTCTTTCTGCCAAAGTGAGAAGGCAAGGCTCAATGAGTTTACGACAAACACAG ATGACACACCAGTGATTGCGCAATTTGCTGCTAAAAACTCCGTGGATTTCCTTTCCGCCACCGAGATGGCATTTCC CTACGTAGATGGAGTGGACCTAAATTGTGGATGTCCCCAAAGATGGGCTATGCAGGATGGATATGGCAGTGCTCTGCTGAAGACGCCGGAACTAATCGCAGACATGCTGAGTACCGTGAGGAGGAATCTACCGGGCACGTTCAGCGTTTCCGTCAAGGTTCGGTTGCTACAGAAATCTTTGAGTGCCACGATCGATATGTGCCGTCAGCTGGAAGCATGTGGAATTACGTTTATAACGGTTCATGGAAGAACCCCGGTTCAGAAGACTAACATTCCAGTAGACAAGGAAGCGCTGAAAGAGATTAAAAGCAGTTTGAGCATTCCAGTGGTTGCCAATGGGGACATTTTCAGCTTACGTGACGCCGATGCAATGCACTGCACAACGAACTGTGATG GCGTAATGTCCGCCCGTGGAATCCTGTCCAACCCAGCGATGTATGCCGGCTTCGAACGGACCCCGCTGGAGTGCATCCAACGGTGGATCAACATTACCGCACAGGCCGACACGGACATAACGTACCAAGCGATGCACCACCATCTTACGTTCATGGCGGAATCGTTGCTCACCAAGGAGCAACGGATAGTGTTCAACAATCTGACCAAAGACAAGGGCCGGGTGTACGATTTCTTTCGGGAGCATTTCCAGCTGGAACCGCAGCCGTGCGATCATCCCTCGAAGTTGGTGTGCACCTTTGACGACGAAGCATATCGAAGGAGGGTGCCGCAGCATAGAGGAGGTGGGCGTAATGCGAACGTGGACGAGTACTCGAGTGAAGAACGAGATGGTGCATATTTCAGTAGTAAGGTTGGTGTCCATGATACAGGTGAAAATGTGGAAGATGTGGATTTAACGGATTGCAGCCTGTTCGGGAACGATGAAATATGA
- the LOC134289972 gene encoding uncharacterized protein LOC134289972, whose translation MDELGGACSNSSIDSSSEIKDDLIQQRITHIRKQLDDTYNLFLNAKEALSSITFDNLSEKLSNDAVTPSDTTENMLVVGADNKIDVAKSLENLNNTPRSSGTIDKYEEIPELNKFFNVMADLKEGIKNISKHQESIANLNADIDTFMDHVSSTSVEDQLENISLEDTTQ comes from the coding sequence ATGGATGAGCTTGGTGGTGCGTGCtctaattcttccattgattcttcATCCGAAATTAAGGACGATTTAATTCAGCAAAGAATCACCCATATTCGGAAGCAGCTCGATGACACATACAATTTGTTCCTCAACGCAAAAGAGGCTTTGTCCTCCATAACGTTCGATAACCTCAGTGAAAAGCTCTCCAACGATGCGGTGACACCTTCAGACACCACGGAAAACATGCTTGTGGTTGGTGCCGACAATAAAATCGATGTGGCGAAATCGCTCGAAAATCTAAACAACACTCCAAGAAGCTCCGGAACCATCGACAAGTATGAAGAGATCCCTGAATTGAACAAGTTCTTCAACGTGATGGCTGACCTCAAGGAAGGCATTAAGAACATATCGAAACACCAGGAGTCCATAGCCAACCTGAATGCGGACATTGATACCTTCATGGATCACGTCTCGAGCACTTCCGTTGAGGACCAGCTCGAGAACATTTCCCTAGAAGACACCACCCAATAA